The DNA region CCGGCGGCCTCGTCGGAGTCGGCGGCGACCAGGCGCACGGACTTCACGTTCAGCTCGTCGGCGATGATCGCGGTGAACGGCTGCAGCGCGGCAGGGTCATCGACCACCACGGTCAGCGTGGCCAGCGGGAGCCGGTTGCGCAGCCGGGCCGCCTTGCGCAGCGCCGAGGTCGAGGAGCAGATCGCCCGCACCTCGTCCATCGCCGTCACCAGTGCGTCGTCGGCCGGCAGCGCCTCGACCCGCGGCCAGTCGGCGAGGTGGACCGAACGCTCGCCGGTCAGGCCACGCCAGATCTCCTCGGTGGTCAGCGGAAGCAGCGGCGCGACCGCGCGGCACACCACGTCGAGCACCGCGGCGAGCGTCTCGAACGCCTCGACCCCGCCCTCCCAGAACCGCTCCCGGGAGCGGCGCACGTACCAGTTGGTCAGCACGTCGAGGAAGGCCCGCGTGGTCTCGCACGCGTCCGCGATCGCGTAGGCGTCGAGCTGCTCGGTCAGCTCCTCGACGAACTGCCGGGTCTTGGCGAGCAGGTAGCGGTCCAACGGGTCGGTGGAGTCGGTGCGGCCCGCGGCGTCGTAGGACTCCGCGTTGGCGTAGAGGGCGAAGAAGTACCACGTGTTCCAGAGCGGGATCATCACCTGGCGCACCGCGTCCCGGATGCCCTGTTCGGTGACCACCAGATTGCCGCCGCGCAGGATCGGCGAGGCCATCAGGAACCAGCGCATCGCGTCGGCACCGTCGCGGTCGAAGACCTCGGAGACGTCCGGGTAGTTGCGCAGCGACTTCGACATCTTGTTGCCGTCCGAGCCGAGCACGATGCCGTGGCTGATGCACGAGGAGAAGGCGGGCTTGTCGAAGAGCGCGCTGGCCAGGATGTGCAGCGTGTAGAACCAGCCACGGGTCTGGCCGATGTACTCGACGATGAAGTCGGCCGGGAAGTGGCCGACCGCCGAGCCGTCGTCGGTCCCGGCGAACCAGTCCTTGTTCTCGAACGGGTAGTGGACCTGCGCGAAGCTCATCGAGCCGGAGTCGAACCAGACGTCGAGGACGTCGGCCACCCGGCGCATCGTCGACCTGCCGGTCGGGTCGTCCGGGTTGGGGCGGGTCAGGTCGTCGACCCAGGGCCGGTGCAGGTCCGGCTCGCCGGCGGCGTTGCGGGGCAGCCGGCCGAAGTCGCGCTCGATCTCCTCGAAGGAGCCGTAGACGTCGATGCGCGGGTAGGCCGGGTCGTCGGACTTCCAGACCGGCACGGGCGAGCCCCAGAACCGGTTCCGGGTGATCGACCAGTCGCGGGCACCGGCGAGCCACTTGCCGAACTGCCCGTCCTTGATGTGCTCGGGCACCCAGCGGATCTGCTGGTTGAGCTCCCCCATCCGGTCCTTGAACGCGGTGACCTCGACGAACCAGGAGCTGACGCCCTTGTAGATCAGCGGCTCGCGGCAGCGCCAGCAGTGCGGGTAGGAGTGGTCGTAGGTCTCCCGGCGCAGCAGCACCGTGCCCGCGGTGACCGACCCGGCCGCCTCCCCGCGGGTCGCCGCCTTGAGGTGGTCGATGATCTGCAGGTTCGCGTCGAAGACCAGCATCCCGGCGTACTCGGCGACGGGCTCGGTGAACCGGCCGTCCTTGCCGACCGGCATCACCGGCGCGATGCCCTCGCGGTCGGTGACCTCCTTGTCGACCTCGCCGAAGGCGCCCGCACTGTGCACCAGGCCGGTTCCGTCCGTGGTGGTGACGGCCTCGTCGGCGGCGACCACGCGGAACGCGTTCTCGTGGTCGGCGTAGTAGGAGAACGGCGGCGTGTAGCGACGGCCGACCAGGTCCGCCCCGCGGTAGCGGCCGAGCACCTCGGGGTCCTCGCCGAGCTCGCGGACGTAGGCGCCCAGCCGGGCCTCGGCCAGCAGGTAGCGCGCGGTCCCGTCGGTGCCGGGCACGCCGGCCTCGACGACGACGTAGTCGATGTCGGAGCCGACCATCACCGCGAGGTTGGAGGGCAGCGTCCACGGGGTGGTGGTCCAGACCAGCACGTGCGCGCCGTCGAGGACCGGGTCGGCGCCGGTCCCGGCCAGCGTGAAGCCGACGGTCACCGCCGGGTCCTGGCGCATCTGGTAGACGTCGTCGTCCATCCGCAGCTCGTGGTTGGACAGCGGGGTCTCGTCGTTCCAGCAGTACGGCAGGACGCGGAAGCCCTCGTAGATCAGCCCCTTGTCGAAGAGACTCTTGAACGCCCAGATCACCGACTCCATGAACTCCGGGTTCATGGTCCGGTAGTCGTTGTCGAAGTCCACCCATCGGGCCTGGCGGGTGACGTAGTCGCGCCACTCGCCGGTGTACTTGAGCACCGAGGCGCGGCAGGCGTCGTTGAACTTGTCGATGCCCATCTCGACGATCTCGTCAGTGGTCTTGATGCCGGCCAGCCGCATCGCCTCGAGCTCTGCGGGCAGGCCGTGGGTGTCCCACCCGAAGCGCCGCTCGACCCGCTTGCCGCGCATCGTCTGGTAGCGCGGGACGATGTCCTTGACGTAGCCGGTGAGCAGGTGGCCGTAGTGGGGCAGGCCGTTGGCGAAGGGCGGACCGTCGTAGAAGACGAACTCGTTCTCGCCCCGCTCACCCGGCTCGCGCTGCTCGACCGACGCCCGGAAGGTGTCGTCCTCGGCCCAGTAGGCCAGCACCCGCTCCTCGATCTCGGGGAACCTCGGGGAGGAAGGGACGGAGCCGTGACCGGGGGTCGGTCCGGCGGAGGGATCGGTGGTGACCTTCGGATAGGTCATGGCTGGCGGTCTCCTGCGGTGCGTGGCCTGCGTGGCGATGGTCGAACTCGTGCTCTCCCACGAGGACGACGTCAGCCGCGGTACCACCTCGCTTGCCGCCCGGTGCTGCGTGGACGACCGCTCGTTGCCGGCTGTGACGGGCCTACCCGCCGGGTTCTACTGGGGCCCGGTGCTGCGTGAGCCTGTTCTTCCCGGGGCTCGCCGCTGATGACGGCTCGAGCGCCTGTCCGTCCAGAGTACGGCGCCGCTCGCCACCCGCGCGAATCGGATTCCGGCCAGGCCGGGTTCCCCGGGGACCTGGCGGCACCCCGATCCACCCCGGCCGGCGCCGTACCGGCCCGGTTGCCACCGGGCCGGGGCGATCCGGGATCATCGAGCCGTGTCCTACCTCCTCGACGATGCCGTCGCGACCGAGCCGCTGGGCGACGGTGTGCACCGCGTCCAGCTCACGGCCGACTGGCACACCGCCAACGGCACCCCGAACGGCGGCTACATCCTGGCCGTCCTGCAGCACGCGGCGATGCGTGAGGCCGCGCACCCGGACCCGCTGAGCATCGCGATCACCTACTTCCGCCCGGCCGTGGCCGGCGAGGCCGAGGTCCGGGTCCGCGAGGTGCGGGTCGGGCGACGGGTCTCGACGTACGACGCGATCCTGGTGCAGCACGACAAGGAGATCGCGCACGCCGTGCTGAGCACCCACGACTGGGACGCCACGGGCTCCATCGAGCACACCCCGCACGCGGCGCCGGAGATCCCCGGTCCGGAGGAGTGCCCGGACTCCAGTGGGCTGATCCCGCCCGGGATGATGGCGATCCTGGACCGGTACCGCTACGCGATGCCCGAGGCGCCGGGCTGGCTGTCGGGCAACCCGTCGGGGGTGACCGAGTCACTGGCCTGGATCCGCTCCGCGGACGGCCGGCCGGTGGACGCCCTGCTCGCCGGCGCGATGGTGGACGCCTTCTGGCCGGTGACTGCTGAGATCGGGCACGTCGCCTCGGCGACGATCCAGCTCACCGTGCACTACCGGCGTCGCGCCGAGAACACGCGGTGGGCGCTCGGCCACGTCACCAGCCGGCACGTGATCGCCGGCTACCACGACGAGGACGTCGAGCTGTGGGACGAGCACGGCCGGCTGATCGCCCAGGGACGGCAGCTGGCGATCCTCAGCGGCGGCTGAGCCGGCCGACCCGGTTGACCGGGTTGACCCGGGCGGCGACCGCCGGTCAGAGGGTGGCCGCGACCTTCCACGCCGAGTGCACCGCACCGTGGATGTAGCCGACCTCTCCGGCGTCCCCGACGACCTCGACCTTGAGCCCGGCCGCACGCAGGTCGTCGGCGAGCGGCGCCGCGGCGGCGGTCCCCTCGGCGTAGAGCACCATGTCGGCGGTGGCCGAGTGCTGCTCGCCGGCCCGGTCGCTCCACTCGACGCCGTGCTCGGTGATCCGGTCGACGGTGACGTTGCGGTGGATCGCCACGCCGTGCTCGCCGGCGTTGCGCACCGCGGTCCAGCGCCGCGGCATCGCCATCGGCAGACCCAGCTGCTGCGACTCGTGCAGCAGGGTGACCCGACGGCCACGATGCGCCAGGAACTCGGCGAGCTCCAGCCCGACCAGGGAGCCGCCGACCACCACGACGTCCTTGCCCACCGGCAGGAACCGCTTGGTGAGCTCACGCACCGCCGACGGGCTCCGGGTGACGCCGGAGAGCTTGCCCATCCGCCCCAGCGCGCGCAGCACCACGCCCGCGTCGGCCTTCTCCGCGCTGCCCAGCATCAGCGCGCGGAGGGTGTCGCCGGTCTGCACGATCGGCAGGTCGCCACCCGGCACGTCCGGCCGCGGGCGGACCGCGCCGGTGGCCACCACGACATGGTCGGGCGCCAGCGCCCGGACGGTCTCCACGGTCGCCTCGGTGCGCAGCCGGACGTCGATGCCGAGCCGGGCGACCTCGTCGCCGAGCCAGGTCAGCAGCCGCTCGTTGTCGGGGGTGGTGAGGGTGGAGAACCACAGGGTGCCGCCGATCCGGTCCGACTTGTCCAGCACCGTCACCCGGTGGCCGCGCTCGGCCAGCACCCGTGCGCTCTCCAGCCCGCCCGGGCCGGCGCCCACGACCACCACGTGCTCGCGGGTACGGGTCGGCAGCAGGGGGAGGATCGTCTCGGTGCCCAGGGCCGGGTTGACCGCACAGAAGGGGGTGTCGTCGAAGAAGTTCTCGTTGACGCAGAGATAGCAGTTGATGCAGGGACGCACCTGCGCGGCGCGGCCCTCGCGCAGCTTGTTCGGCAGCTCGGGGTCGGCCAGCAGCTGACGTCCCATCGCCGCGAAGTCGATGTCGCCCGCCGCGATCGCGTCCTCGGCGATCTCCGGAAGCATCCGGCCCACGGCGATCACCGGGATCGAGACGCGCCGCTTGATCGCGGCGGCCGCGTCCAGGTAGGCGCCCACCTTGTCCGGCAGCGGGCCTTCGGTGAAGTCCGCGAACGGGTTGCGCCCCCAGCCGGTGACGTGGATGGCGTCGGCGCCGACCTCCTCGAAGAGGGCCGCGGCCGCGGTGGACTCCGCCAGGGTGAGACCACCCTCCTGGCCGAACTCCTCTCCGGCGACCCGGACCAGCACGGCCAGGTCGTCCCCGACCCGCTCCTTGACGGCCCGGATCACGCGGCAGGCCAGGCGGGCCCGGTTCTCCAGCGCGCCGCCGTACTCGTCGGTGCGCAAATTGTCCCGGCGGTTCAGGAACGCGCCGAGGATGTAGCCGTGGGCCACGTGGATCTCGATCGCGTCGCAGCCGGCGGCGGCGACCCGGGCGGCCGCCTCGGCCCAGGTGAGGATCAGCGCGTCGATGTCCTCGAGCGTCATCTCGTGGTACGTCGCCTTCTTGCCCCCGGTGACCGCGGCCAGGCGCCCCAACTCCTCGGTGGTGCAGTCGACCATCGCCCGGTAGTCGAACTCGTAGTCGGGGATGCTCGGCGTCAACAGCGGCCGGTCGTTGATCGTGTCGATCCGGGCGATCTTGCCGTGGTGGGTCGACTGGATGCAGACCTTCCCACCGACCGCGTGCACCGCGTCGGCGAGGGCCCGCAGACCGGGGACGAACTGCTCCCCGGACAGCCCCGGCTCCTTCATCGAGGTGGCACCGACCGGGAAGTCGATGGCGCAGGC from Nocardioides sambongensis includes:
- a CDS encoding oxidoreductase, coding for MSKPRTFPHLTAPGRIGPMELSNRIVLPAMDMNVSEDGVIEQREIDHYVARAAGGAGLVITGACAIDFPVGATSMKEPGLSGEQFVPGLRALADAVHAVGGKVCIQSTHHGKIARIDTINDRPLLTPSIPDYEFDYRAMVDCTTEELGRLAAVTGGKKATYHEMTLEDIDALILTWAEAAARVAAAGCDAIEIHVAHGYILGAFLNRRDNLRTDEYGGALENRARLACRVIRAVKERVGDDLAVLVRVAGEEFGQEGGLTLAESTAAAALFEEVGADAIHVTGWGRNPFADFTEGPLPDKVGAYLDAAAAIKRRVSIPVIAVGRMLPEIAEDAIAAGDIDFAAMGRQLLADPELPNKLREGRAAQVRPCINCYLCVNENFFDDTPFCAVNPALGTETILPLLPTRTREHVVVVGAGPGGLESARVLAERGHRVTVLDKSDRIGGTLWFSTLTTPDNERLLTWLGDEVARLGIDVRLRTEATVETVRALAPDHVVVATGAVRPRPDVPGGDLPIVQTGDTLRALMLGSAEKADAGVVLRALGRMGKLSGVTRSPSAVRELTKRFLPVGKDVVVVGGSLVGLELAEFLAHRGRRVTLLHESQQLGLPMAMPRRWTAVRNAGEHGVAIHRNVTVDRITEHGVEWSDRAGEQHSATADMVLYAEGTAAAAPLADDLRAAGLKVEVVGDAGEVGYIHGAVHSAWKVAATL
- the ileS gene encoding isoleucine--tRNA ligase; protein product: MTYPKVTTDPSAGPTPGHGSVPSSPRFPEIEERVLAYWAEDDTFRASVEQREPGERGENEFVFYDGPPFANGLPHYGHLLTGYVKDIVPRYQTMRGKRVERRFGWDTHGLPAELEAMRLAGIKTTDEIVEMGIDKFNDACRASVLKYTGEWRDYVTRQARWVDFDNDYRTMNPEFMESVIWAFKSLFDKGLIYEGFRVLPYCWNDETPLSNHELRMDDDVYQMRQDPAVTVGFTLAGTGADPVLDGAHVLVWTTTPWTLPSNLAVMVGSDIDYVVVEAGVPGTDGTARYLLAEARLGAYVRELGEDPEVLGRYRGADLVGRRYTPPFSYYADHENAFRVVAADEAVTTTDGTGLVHSAGAFGEVDKEVTDREGIAPVMPVGKDGRFTEPVAEYAGMLVFDANLQIIDHLKAATRGEAAGSVTAGTVLLRRETYDHSYPHCWRCREPLIYKGVSSWFVEVTAFKDRMGELNQQIRWVPEHIKDGQFGKWLAGARDWSITRNRFWGSPVPVWKSDDPAYPRIDVYGSFEEIERDFGRLPRNAAGEPDLHRPWVDDLTRPNPDDPTGRSTMRRVADVLDVWFDSGSMSFAQVHYPFENKDWFAGTDDGSAVGHFPADFIVEYIGQTRGWFYTLHILASALFDKPAFSSCISHGIVLGSDGNKMSKSLRNYPDVSEVFDRDGADAMRWFLMASPILRGGNLVVTEQGIRDAVRQVMIPLWNTWYFFALYANAESYDAAGRTDSTDPLDRYLLAKTRQFVEELTEQLDAYAIADACETTRAFLDVLTNWYVRRSRERFWEGGVEAFETLAAVLDVVCRAVAPLLPLTTEEIWRGLTGERSVHLADWPRVEALPADDALVTAMDEVRAICSSTSALRKAARLRNRLPLATLTVVVDDPAALQPFTAIIADELNVKSVRLVAADSDEAAGYGVEQKLSVNARAAGPRLGKDVQTAIKGSKSGDWSVGADGAVTAGGLALQEGEYTLETVVGSAAEGAATGMLPDGGFVVLDTVVTAELAAEGLARDLVRAVQQLRRDSGLEVTDRIALSVTGPDAVLAAATTHESLIAGETLATSYDVGGAASGTATEVTVGDDEKARIAIRRV
- a CDS encoding acyl-CoA thioesterase, producing MSYLLDDAVATEPLGDGVHRVQLTADWHTANGTPNGGYILAVLQHAAMREAAHPDPLSIAITYFRPAVAGEAEVRVREVRVGRRVSTYDAILVQHDKEIAHAVLSTHDWDATGSIEHTPHAAPEIPGPEECPDSSGLIPPGMMAILDRYRYAMPEAPGWLSGNPSGVTESLAWIRSADGRPVDALLAGAMVDAFWPVTAEIGHVASATIQLTVHYRRRAENTRWALGHVTSRHVIAGYHDEDVELWDEHGRLIAQGRQLAILSGG